The proteins below come from a single Streptomyces spongiicola genomic window:
- a CDS encoding acetyl/propionyl/methylcrotonyl-CoA carboxylase subunit alpha has protein sequence MIETLLVANRGEIACRVFRTCRELDIATVAVHADPDEGALHTRAADAAVRLPGAAPADTYLRGDLIVKAALASGADAVHPGYGFLSENADFAREVAAAGLTWIGPPPDAIEAMASKTRAKELMGIAPLDADAVTGADLPLLVKAAAGGGGRGMRVVRELNALKGELAAARAEALSAFGDGEVFVEPYVEGGRHVEVQILADAHGTVWALGTRDCSLQRRHQKVVEEAPAPGLGRELTDRLEEMAVRAARATGYRGAGTVEFLVVGDRAHFLEMNTRLQVEHPVTEAVFGVDLVALQIRVAEGAALPPAPPARRGHAVEARLYAEDPSRSWSPQTGTLHALSFPAGGGRDRTPGDGSPGTPSGRDRTPGDGSPGTPSGRDRTPGDGSPATTANRAWARIDAGYGDGDRIGVHYDAMIAKVVVWAPTRREAVRRLAGDLARAVIHGPVTNRELLVRSLRHPEFTEARMDTGFYDRHLPALTAAADGEELAALAAALADAAARGAAGRTAGTTARLGGWRNLPSQPQVKRYRGRDTEHEVRYRVTRDGVRAEGFPGVRVRRADPDSVRLESDGVEREFRISAYGGDRVHVDTPTSSHTLTRLPRFPEPAEQHEPGSLLAPMPGTVVRVAEGIAPGAAVTAGQPLVWLEAMKMEHRITAPASGTLTALHAAPGRQVEVGALLAVVHTAAQEENAS, from the coding sequence ATGATCGAGACCCTGCTTGTCGCCAACCGCGGTGAGATCGCCTGCCGGGTGTTCCGCACCTGCCGGGAACTCGACATCGCGACGGTCGCCGTCCACGCCGACCCGGACGAGGGCGCCCTGCACACCCGGGCGGCCGACGCCGCCGTACGCCTGCCGGGGGCCGCGCCGGCCGACACCTATCTGCGCGGCGACCTGATCGTGAAGGCCGCGCTCGCGTCCGGCGCGGACGCCGTCCACCCCGGCTACGGATTCCTCTCCGAGAACGCCGACTTCGCCCGGGAGGTCGCCGCCGCGGGCCTGACCTGGATCGGGCCGCCCCCGGACGCCATCGAGGCGATGGCGTCCAAGACCCGGGCCAAGGAGCTGATGGGGATCGCCCCGCTCGACGCGGACGCGGTCACCGGCGCCGACCTTCCCCTGCTGGTGAAGGCGGCGGCGGGCGGCGGCGGCCGCGGGATGCGGGTCGTCCGCGAACTGAATGCCCTGAAAGGCGAGTTGGCGGCCGCGCGGGCCGAGGCGCTGAGCGCCTTCGGGGACGGCGAGGTCTTCGTCGAACCGTATGTCGAGGGCGGACGCCATGTGGAGGTGCAGATCCTCGCGGACGCCCACGGCACGGTGTGGGCGCTCGGCACCCGGGACTGCTCGTTGCAGCGCCGCCACCAGAAGGTCGTCGAGGAGGCGCCGGCGCCGGGTCTGGGCCGGGAACTGACGGACCGGCTTGAGGAGATGGCCGTCCGCGCCGCCCGGGCGACCGGCTACCGGGGCGCGGGCACGGTGGAGTTCCTCGTGGTCGGCGACCGGGCCCACTTCCTGGAGATGAACACCCGGCTCCAGGTGGAGCACCCCGTCACCGAGGCGGTGTTCGGCGTCGACCTGGTGGCGCTGCAGATCAGGGTCGCCGAGGGCGCCGCGCTGCCGCCCGCTCCGCCCGCCCGGCGCGGCCACGCCGTCGAGGCCCGGCTGTACGCCGAGGACCCGTCCCGCTCCTGGTCCCCGCAGACGGGCACGCTCCACGCGCTGTCCTTCCCGGCGGGCGGCGGCCGGGACCGGACGCCGGGCGACGGGTCCCCCGGTACTCCCTCCGGCCGGGACCGGACGCCGGGCGACGGGTCCCCCGGTACTCCCTCCGGCCGGGACCGGACACCGGGCGACGGATCCCCCGCTACCACCGCAAACCGGGCGTGGGCGCGGATCGACGCCGGCTACGGCGACGGCGACCGGATCGGGGTGCACTACGACGCGATGATCGCCAAGGTCGTCGTCTGGGCGCCGACCCGGCGGGAGGCCGTACGGCGGCTCGCCGGCGACCTGGCGCGGGCGGTGATCCACGGTCCGGTGACCAACCGGGAGCTGCTCGTACGGTCCCTGCGGCACCCCGAGTTCACCGAGGCGCGGATGGACACCGGCTTCTACGACCGGCATCTGCCCGCGCTGACCGCCGCGGCGGACGGCGAGGAACTCGCCGCGCTCGCCGCGGCCCTGGCGGACGCCGCCGCCCGGGGGGCCGCCGGCCGCACGGCCGGCACCACCGCCCGTCTCGGCGGCTGGCGCAACCTGCCCTCGCAGCCGCAGGTCAAGCGCTACCGGGGCCGGGACACCGAGCACGAGGTCCGCTACCGCGTCACCCGCGACGGCGTACGGGCCGAGGGCTTCCCCGGAGTCCGGGTCCGCCGTGCCGACCCGGACAGCGTGCGGCTCGAATCCGACGGCGTGGAGCGGGAGTTCCGGATCTCCGCGTACGGCGGCGACCGGGTCCACGTCGACACGCCCACCTCGTCCCACACCCTCACCCGGCTGCCCCGCTTTCCCGAGCCCGCCGAACAGCACGAGCCCGGCTCCCTGCTCGCCCCCATGCCCGGCACGGTCGTCCGGGTCGCCGAGGGCATCGCCCCCGGCGCCGCCGTCACCGCCGGCCAGCCGCTCGTCTGGCTGGAGGCGATGAAGATGGAGCACCGCATCACCGCTCCCGCCTCCGGCACCCTCACCGCGCTCCACGCCGCCCCCGGCCGCCAGGTCGAGGTCGGTGCCCTTCTCGCCGTCGTACACACCGCAGCACAGGAGGAGAACGCGTCATGA
- a CDS encoding enoyl-CoA hydratase family protein: MTSTGTEPVVKAATARGIATLTLDSPANRNALSARLVGELADAVAECGKDPAVRAVVLTHTGGTFSAGADLKEPPNPYTFVALLRRIVELPKPVVARVTGRVRAGGLGLVGACDVAAASAGSDFAFTEVRIGVAPAVISLPLLPRLEPRAAARYYLSGERFGAAQAAMMGLLTAVAEDVDEALAPVLDGFRRASPQALDATKQLLTARVRETFDRDAEDLVQRSASLFASAEAREGMTAFLERRDPAWVL; the protein is encoded by the coding sequence GTGACATCCACCGGCACCGAGCCCGTCGTCAAGGCGGCCACCGCACGCGGCATCGCGACGCTGACGCTGGACTCGCCGGCGAACCGCAACGCCCTGTCGGCGCGGCTCGTGGGCGAGTTGGCCGACGCCGTGGCCGAGTGCGGGAAGGACCCCGCCGTACGGGCCGTCGTCCTGACCCACACCGGCGGCACCTTCAGCGCCGGAGCCGACCTGAAGGAGCCCCCGAACCCCTACACCTTCGTCGCGCTGCTGCGGCGGATCGTCGAACTGCCCAAACCCGTGGTGGCGCGGGTGACCGGCCGGGTGCGGGCGGGCGGCCTCGGCCTCGTCGGCGCCTGCGACGTCGCCGCGGCGTCCGCCGGGTCGGACTTCGCGTTCACCGAGGTGCGGATCGGGGTGGCGCCCGCCGTGATCTCCCTGCCGCTGCTGCCCCGCCTGGAGCCCCGGGCGGCCGCCCGCTACTACCTGAGCGGCGAGCGTTTCGGCGCCGCGCAGGCGGCCATGATGGGACTGCTCACGGCGGTCGCCGAGGACGTCGACGAGGCCCTCGCGCCGGTCCTCGACGGCTTCCGCAGGGCCTCACCGCAGGCCCTGGACGCGACGAAGCAGCTGCTCACGGCTAGGGTGCGGGAGACCTTCGACCGTGACGCCGAGGACCTCGTCCAGCGCTCGGCGTCGCTCTTCGCCTCCGCGGAGGCGCGCGAGGGGATGACGGCCTTCCTCGAACGACGGGACCCCGCATGGGTGTTGTGA
- a CDS encoding 4-coumarate--CoA ligase family protein — protein MVMHSEYADVPSLSVPIHEAVLGGAAGYGDTVALVDGTGGTTLTYTQLDGYHRRLAAAFAEAGVRKGDVLALHSPNTVAYPVVFYAATRAGAMVTTVHPLATAEEFAKQLRDSSARWIVTVSPLLEAARRAAELAGGIEEVFVCDAADGHRSILGMLGSTAPEPDVAVDPAEDVAALPYSSGTTGVPKGVMLTHRSIATNLAQLDPVLPMKPGDRILAVLPFFHIYGLTALMNAPLRRGATVVVLPRFDLDQFLAAIEKHRINALYVAPPIVLALAKHPAVARYDLSSLEYVVSAAAPLDAGLARACSERLGLPPVLQAYGMTELSPGTHVVPLDADNPPPGAVGKLLPCTEMRILALDDPGRDAAPGEEGEIAIRGPQVMKGYLNRPDATAAMIDDEGWLHTGDIGRVDDDGWLFVVDRVKELIKYKGYQVAPAELEALLLTHEGIADAAVIGVYDDDGNEIPKAYVVRQAAAPGLTADAVLAHVAGRVAPYKKIRRVEFVDGVPRAASGKILRRELRDREPRHTRQNGEKPENRTDPAKETT, from the coding sequence ATGGTGATGCACAGCGAGTACGCGGACGTCCCGTCCCTCTCCGTCCCCATCCACGAGGCCGTCCTGGGCGGGGCGGCCGGCTACGGCGACACCGTCGCCCTGGTCGACGGGACCGGCGGCACGACGCTCACGTACACCCAGCTCGACGGCTACCACCGCAGGCTCGCCGCGGCGTTCGCCGAAGCGGGCGTCCGCAAGGGAGACGTGCTCGCCCTGCACAGCCCCAACACGGTCGCCTACCCGGTGGTCTTCTACGCCGCCACCCGCGCCGGGGCGATGGTCACCACCGTCCATCCGCTCGCCACGGCGGAGGAGTTCGCCAAGCAGCTGCGCGACTCCTCCGCCCGCTGGATCGTCACCGTCTCCCCGCTGCTCGAAGCGGCCCGGCGGGCCGCCGAACTGGCCGGCGGGATCGAGGAGGTCTTCGTCTGCGACGCGGCCGACGGCCACCGGTCGATCCTCGGCATGCTCGGCTCCACCGCGCCCGAACCCGATGTCGCCGTCGACCCGGCCGAGGACGTCGCGGCCCTGCCGTACTCCTCCGGCACGACCGGCGTGCCCAAGGGGGTCATGCTCACCCACCGGTCCATCGCCACCAACCTGGCGCAGCTGGACCCCGTCCTCCCCATGAAGCCCGGCGACCGCATCCTCGCCGTGCTGCCGTTCTTCCACATCTACGGCCTCACCGCGCTGATGAACGCACCGCTGCGCAGGGGCGCCACCGTCGTCGTGCTGCCGCGCTTCGACCTCGACCAGTTCCTCGCGGCGATCGAGAAGCACCGGATCAACGCCCTGTACGTGGCCCCGCCGATCGTGCTGGCGCTCGCCAAGCACCCGGCGGTCGCCCGCTACGACCTGTCGTCGCTGGAGTACGTCGTCAGCGCCGCCGCCCCGCTCGACGCCGGGCTCGCCCGGGCCTGCTCCGAGCGGCTGGGGCTGCCGCCGGTGCTCCAGGCGTACGGCATGACCGAGCTGTCGCCCGGCACCCATGTCGTGCCGCTGGACGCCGACAACCCGCCGCCCGGCGCCGTGGGCAAGCTGCTGCCGTGCACCGAGATGCGGATCCTGGCGCTCGACGACCCCGGCCGGGACGCCGCGCCCGGCGAGGAGGGCGAGATCGCCATCCGCGGCCCCCAGGTGATGAAGGGCTATCTGAACCGGCCCGACGCCACCGCGGCCATGATCGACGACGAGGGGTGGCTGCACACCGGGGACATCGGCCGAGTCGACGACGACGGCTGGCTGTTCGTCGTCGACCGGGTGAAGGAACTCATCAAGTACAAGGGCTACCAGGTCGCCCCCGCCGAACTGGAGGCCCTGCTGCTCACCCACGAGGGCATCGCGGACGCGGCCGTGATCGGCGTGTACGACGACGACGGGAACGAGATACCCAAGGCGTACGTCGTGCGGCAGGCCGCCGCGCCCGGACTGACCGCGGACGCCGTCCTCGCCCATGTCGCCGGCCGGGTGGCCCCGTACAAGAAGATCCGGCGGGTCGAGTTCGTCGACGGAGTGCCCCGGGCCGCCTCGGGGAAGATCCTCCGCCGTGAACTGCGCGACCGGGAGCCCCGGCACACCCGGCAGAACGGGGAGAAGCCGGAGAACCGGACGGACCCTGCGAAGGAGACCACGTGA
- the pdxH gene encoding pyridoxamine 5'-phosphate oxidase gives MTDALDPAAMREHYRSTPLDEAGLPAEPMEQFVHWFKDAAAGRLHEPNAMIVSTATPDGRPSSRTVLLKHFDDRGFVFYTNYTSRKGRELDANPRLSLLFPWHPLTRQVVVTGTAARVGRDETAAYFRSRPHGSQLGAWASPQSSVLASREELLRRYEELAGRYPAGGQVPVPVPPEWGGYRVTPETVEFWQGHENRLHDRLRYVRVQGEPGGWRVERLAP, from the coding sequence GTGACCGACGCCCTCGATCCCGCCGCCATGCGCGAGCACTACCGCTCGACTCCGCTCGACGAGGCGGGACTGCCCGCCGAGCCCATGGAGCAGTTCGTCCACTGGTTCAAGGACGCCGCGGCCGGTCGGCTCCACGAGCCGAACGCCATGATCGTCTCCACGGCCACGCCCGACGGCCGGCCGTCCTCCCGGACCGTGCTGCTGAAGCACTTCGACGACCGCGGCTTCGTCTTCTACACCAACTACACCTCCCGCAAGGGCCGGGAACTCGACGCCAACCCCCGTCTCTCGCTGCTCTTCCCCTGGCACCCGCTGACCCGCCAGGTCGTCGTCACCGGCACGGCGGCCCGGGTCGGCCGGGACGAGACGGCCGCGTACTTCCGCAGCCGGCCGCACGGCTCCCAGCTCGGCGCCTGGGCGAGCCCCCAGTCGTCGGTCCTGGCGTCCCGCGAGGAGCTGCTGCGGCGTTACGAGGAACTCGCCGGCCGCTACCCGGCGGGTGGGCAGGTGCCGGTGCCGGTGCCGCCGGAGTGGGGCGGTTACCGGGTGACGCCCGAGACGGTGGAGTTCTGGCAGGGCCACGAGAACCGGCTGCACGACCGGCTCCGGTATGTGCGGGTCCAAGGGGAGCCCGGCGGCTGGCGGGTGGAGCGGCTGGCCCCGTGA
- a CDS encoding TetR/AcrR family transcriptional regulator — protein MGVVTSPAGSAKEPKQDRSRATRQRLLEAAVACLAERGWAGSTVSVVAERAGVSRGAAQHHFPTREDLFTAAVEYVAEERSSALRSLPGQSRPAVVAALVDLYTGPLFRAALHLWVAASNEEQLRGPVTELEARVGRETHRIAVELLGADETVPGVRETVQGLLDMARGLGLANLLTDDAARRRRVVGQWARLLEEALG, from the coding sequence ATGGGTGTTGTGACCTCCCCCGCCGGCTCCGCCAAGGAGCCCAAGCAGGACCGCAGCCGGGCGACCCGGCAGCGGCTGCTGGAGGCCGCGGTGGCCTGCCTCGCCGAACGCGGCTGGGCGGGCTCCACCGTCTCGGTGGTCGCCGAGCGGGCCGGGGTCTCGCGGGGCGCGGCACAGCACCACTTCCCCACCAGGGAGGACCTGTTCACGGCGGCCGTGGAGTACGTGGCGGAGGAGCGCTCCTCGGCCCTGCGGTCCCTTCCCGGCCAGAGCCGCCCGGCCGTCGTGGCGGCCCTGGTCGACCTCTACACCGGCCCGCTGTTCCGGGCCGCACTCCATCTGTGGGTCGCGGCCTCCAACGAGGAGCAGCTGCGCGGCCCGGTCACCGAACTGGAGGCCCGGGTCGGCCGGGAGACCCACCGCATCGCGGTGGAACTGCTCGGCGCGGACGAGACGGTGCCGGGCGTGCGCGAGACCGTCCAGGGACTGCTCGACATGGCCCGCGGACTGGGGCTGGCGAACCTGCTGACCGACGACGCGGCCCGGCGGAGGCGGGTCGTGGGGCAGTGGGCGCGGCTGCTGGAGGAGGCGCTGGGGTGA
- a CDS encoding PAS domain-containing protein produces the protein MSASRSGAASALGPDEPEREGPGSGSDLLAALLDGMDAALCAFDADGVVTHWNREAERILGWSPEEAVGRRGFAGWAARAADAGEVQGRLMAAMTAPGRRVHEFALLRKDGGRVLVRTQSAGVRGPDGVPAGVYCAFSEVHAQIDLERSIALSEALLEDAAWGVVLVDVDLRPAVVNRHAARMLGSAGRTTVLGRPLGELVVQGVEEVEGALQHVLADGAPRAPVEFWLTVRTEEGERRRCWRSGFLRLASPLAEEPVPLGVGWLFQDVTEARLAEQAADRLRFRFSQLHRAARAAAECEDPMEAVTTRLDFALAGFADHALLDVLPEGGERLVRTAATPSGAPGPVARVTGGGIPLRYPHGHPALQAVDRAGSVRTSTGGGPDRMEGWAAERRWPRDAVHALCTVLRSRGRTLGVVTFLRSANRPRFERPDVEYAESVAAHLATALDLARVRGG, from the coding sequence ATGAGTGCTTCCAGAAGCGGGGCCGCCAGCGCGCTGGGACCGGACGAGCCGGAGCGGGAGGGCCCCGGTTCGGGTTCCGATCTGCTCGCGGCGCTGCTGGACGGCATGGACGCCGCGCTCTGCGCGTTCGACGCCGACGGTGTGGTCACGCACTGGAACCGTGAGGCCGAGCGGATCCTCGGCTGGTCGCCGGAGGAGGCCGTCGGGCGGCGCGGTTTCGCCGGGTGGGCGGCGCGGGCCGCGGACGCGGGCGAGGTGCAGGGCCGGCTGATGGCCGCCATGACCGCGCCGGGCCGGCGGGTGCACGAGTTCGCGCTGCTGCGCAAGGACGGCGGGCGGGTGCTGGTACGGACGCAGTCCGCCGGGGTACGCGGTCCCGACGGCGTGCCCGCCGGGGTGTACTGCGCCTTCAGCGAGGTGCACGCCCAGATCGACCTGGAGCGTTCGATCGCCCTGAGCGAGGCGCTGCTCGAGGACGCCGCATGGGGCGTCGTGCTGGTGGACGTGGACCTGCGCCCCGCGGTCGTGAACCGGCACGCGGCCCGGATGCTGGGCTCCGCCGGGCGTACGACGGTGCTCGGTCGCCCGCTCGGGGAGCTGGTCGTGCAGGGTGTGGAGGAGGTGGAGGGCGCGCTGCAGCACGTCCTCGCCGACGGTGCGCCGCGCGCGCCCGTGGAGTTCTGGCTGACCGTGCGCACCGAGGAGGGCGAACGGCGCAGGTGCTGGCGCAGCGGATTCCTCAGGCTCGCCTCGCCGCTGGCCGAGGAGCCGGTTCCGCTGGGCGTCGGCTGGTTGTTCCAGGACGTCACGGAGGCCAGGCTCGCGGAACAGGCCGCGGACCGGCTGCGGTTCCGGTTCAGCCAGCTGCACCGTGCCGCCCGGGCGGCGGCCGAGTGCGAGGACCCGATGGAGGCGGTGACCACCCGGCTGGACTTCGCCCTCGCCGGCTTCGCGGACCATGCCCTCCTGGACGTGCTGCCGGAGGGCGGCGAACGGCTGGTGCGGACGGCGGCGACGCCGTCGGGCGCCCCGGGGCCGGTCGCCCGGGTCACGGGCGGGGGAATCCCCCTGCGGTACCCCCATGGGCACCCGGCGCTCCAGGCGGTGGACCGGGCCGGCTCCGTCCGCACCAGCACGGGCGGGGGGCCGGACCGCATGGAGGGCTGGGCCGCGGAGCGCCGGTGGCCGCGCGACGCGGTGCACGCCCTGTGCACGGTGCTCCGCAGCCGCGGCCGCACGCTCGGGGTCGTCACCTTCCTGCGGTCCGCGAACCGCCCCCGCTTCGAGCGCCCGGACGTGGAGTACGCGGAGAGCGTCGCCGCGCATCTGGCCACGGCACTGGACCTGGCGCGGGTGCGGGGCGGATAG
- a CDS encoding acyl-CoA dehydrogenase family protein, producing the protein MSTIKGTIIESEEHAALRAAVAALGKRHGRDHDREALWAEAAKLGYLGVNLPEEYGGGGGGLTELSIVLEELGAAGCPLLMMVVSPAICGTVIARFGTEEQRRAWLPALADGTRTMAFGITEPDAGSNSHRITTTARRTDDGWVLSGRKVFISGVDIADATLIVGRTEDARTGKLKPCLFIVPRDAPGFGRSRIDMELFAQEKQFELVLDDVELPRDALVGEEDAGLLQLFAGLNPERVMTAAFGIGMGRYAVARAVAYAKERQVWNAPIGAHQAIAHPLAQAHIELELARLMMQKAAALYDAGDDLAAGEAANMAKYAAGEACVRAVDQAVHTLGGNGLTREYGLASLVTAARVARIAPVSREMVLNFVSHQSLGLPKSY; encoded by the coding sequence ATGAGCACGATCAAGGGCACGATCATCGAAAGCGAAGAGCACGCCGCGCTGAGGGCCGCGGTCGCCGCCCTCGGGAAGCGCCACGGCCGCGACCACGACCGCGAGGCGCTGTGGGCCGAGGCCGCCAAGCTCGGCTACCTCGGGGTCAACCTCCCGGAGGAGTACGGCGGCGGGGGCGGCGGCCTGACCGAGCTGTCCATCGTGCTGGAGGAACTCGGCGCCGCCGGCTGCCCCCTGCTGATGATGGTGGTCTCGCCGGCGATCTGCGGCACCGTCATCGCCCGCTTCGGCACCGAGGAGCAGCGCCGCGCGTGGCTCCCCGCCCTCGCCGACGGCACCCGCACCATGGCCTTCGGCATCACCGAGCCGGACGCCGGCTCCAACTCCCACCGGATCACCACCACCGCCCGGCGCACGGACGACGGCTGGGTCCTCTCCGGCCGCAAGGTGTTCATCTCCGGCGTCGACATCGCCGACGCGACGCTGATCGTGGGCCGCACCGAGGACGCCCGGACCGGGAAGCTGAAGCCGTGCCTGTTCATCGTCCCGCGGGACGCGCCCGGCTTCGGCCGCTCCCGGATCGACATGGAGCTGTTCGCCCAGGAGAAGCAGTTCGAGCTGGTCCTCGACGACGTGGAACTGCCGCGGGACGCGCTGGTGGGCGAGGAGGACGCCGGTCTCCTCCAGTTGTTCGCCGGCCTCAACCCGGAGCGCGTCATGACGGCCGCGTTCGGCATCGGCATGGGCCGCTACGCGGTGGCCCGGGCCGTGGCGTACGCCAAGGAGCGGCAGGTCTGGAACGCGCCCATCGGCGCCCACCAGGCCATCGCCCACCCGCTCGCCCAGGCGCACATCGAGCTGGAACTCGCCCGGCTGATGATGCAGAAGGCCGCGGCGCTGTACGACGCCGGCGACGACCTGGCCGCGGGCGAGGCCGCCAACATGGCCAAGTACGCGGCCGGCGAGGCGTGCGTCAGGGCCGTCGACCAGGCCGTCCACACGCTCGGCGGCAACGGCCTCACCCGCGAGTACGGCCTCGCGTCCCTGGTCACCGCCGCCCGGGTCGCCAGGATCGCCCCGGTCAGCCGCGAGATGGTGCTGAATTTCGTGTCCCATCAGTCCCTGGGTCTCCCCAAGTCGTACTGA
- a CDS encoding citrate synthase 2 — protein sequence MSDFVPGLEGVVAFETEIAEPDKEGGALRYRGVDIEDLVGHVSFGNVWGLLVDGAFNPGLPPAEPFPIPVHSGDIRVDVQSALAMLAPVWGLKPLLDIDETRARDDLARAAVMALSYVAQSARGQGLPMVPQREIDKAESVVERFMIRWRGEPDPRHVKAVDAYWTSAAEHGMNASTFTARVIASTGADVAAALSGAVGAMSGPLHGGAPSRVLGMIEEIERTGDAVSYVRRALDNGERLMGFGHRVYRAEDPRARVLRRTAKELGAPRYEIAEALEKAALEELHNRRPDRVLATNVEFWAAIMLDFAEVPAHMFTSMFTCARTAGWSAHILEQKRTGRLVRPSARYIGPGPRDPRSIDGYEDIAATADTAGR from the coding sequence ATGTCCGACTTCGTACCCGGACTCGAGGGAGTCGTCGCGTTCGAGACGGAGATCGCCGAACCCGACAAGGAAGGCGGGGCGCTCCGCTACCGCGGTGTCGACATCGAGGACCTCGTCGGCCACGTCTCCTTCGGGAACGTGTGGGGTCTGCTGGTGGACGGGGCGTTCAACCCCGGCCTGCCGCCCGCCGAGCCGTTCCCGATCCCCGTCCACTCCGGCGACATCCGGGTGGACGTCCAGTCGGCGCTCGCCATGCTCGCCCCCGTATGGGGCCTGAAGCCGCTCCTCGACATCGACGAGACGCGGGCACGGGACGACCTGGCCCGGGCCGCCGTGATGGCGCTCTCCTACGTGGCACAGAGTGCCCGAGGGCAGGGCCTGCCCATGGTCCCGCAGCGGGAGATCGACAAGGCCGAGTCAGTCGTCGAGCGCTTTATGATCCGCTGGCGCGGTGAGCCGGACCCCAGGCATGTGAAGGCCGTCGACGCCTACTGGACGTCGGCCGCGGAGCACGGCATGAACGCCTCCACGTTCACCGCCCGGGTCATCGCCTCGACGGGCGCCGACGTGGCGGCCGCGCTCTCCGGTGCCGTCGGCGCCATGTCCGGCCCGCTGCACGGCGGTGCCCCGTCCCGGGTGCTCGGCATGATCGAGGAGATCGAGCGCACCGGCGACGCGGTGTCGTACGTCAGGAGGGCCCTGGACAACGGCGAGCGGCTGATGGGGTTCGGTCACCGCGTGTACCGGGCGGAGGACCCGCGTGCGCGGGTGCTGCGGCGGACGGCCAAGGAGCTGGGCGCGCCCCGCTACGAGATCGCGGAGGCGCTGGAGAAGGCCGCGCTGGAGGAGCTGCACAACCGCCGTCCTGACCGGGTCCTGGCGACGAACGTGGAGTTCTGGGCGGCGATCATGCTGGACTTCGCCGAGGTCCCGGCGCACATGTTCACGTCGATGTTCACCTGCGCCCGTACGGCGGGCTGGTCGGCTCACATCCTGGAGCAGAAGCGCACCGGGCGGCTGGTGCGCCCGTCGGCCCGCTACATCGGGCCGGGTCCGCGGGACCCGCGCTCGATCGATGGCTACGAAGACATCGCCGCCACCGCGGACACCGCGGGGCGGTAG